The Megasphaera stantonii genome includes a window with the following:
- a CDS encoding ImmA/IrrE family metallo-endopeptidase, producing the protein MGKNIRVRVNNLVRRCGTANPFQIAQTLRIPVRYAPLPPNIRGFLTKPVRRKIIVLNENLDEREQYIVVAHELGHALMHCGTGYAFHADTANYCRSANEYEANLFALYLLSHSYDIDERLLQAVPRNRELFTYQEAHQLLCRCVEPD; encoded by the coding sequence ATGGGGAAAAATATCAGGGTACGGGTCAATAATCTTGTCCGGCGCTGCGGAACGGCCAACCCTTTTCAGATTGCGCAGACGCTGCGCATCCCTGTAAGGTATGCACCCTTGCCGCCGAATATCCGCGGATTTCTGACTAAGCCGGTCCGCCGGAAAATTATCGTTTTGAATGAGAATTTAGATGAACGTGAACAGTATATCGTCGTCGCTCATGAGCTGGGACATGCTCTCATGCACTGCGGCACGGGCTACGCCTTCCACGCCGACACCGCGAACTACTGCCGGTCGGCCAACGAGTACGAGGCGAACCTATTCGCCCTGTATCTGCTATCCCACAGCTACGACATCGACGAGCGGCTGTTGCAGGCCGTCCCGCGGAACCGGGAGTTGTTCACGTATCAAGAAGCGCATCAGCTGTTGTGCCGGTGCGTAGAACCTGATTAG
- a CDS encoding helix-turn-helix transcriptional regulator, with product MFENLRRLRTEAGITCEQMAEYMGLETKSAYSKKELGQTRFTLAEARKVSEILGKSIEDIFYADEVS from the coding sequence TTGTTCGAAAACTTGCGAAGACTTAGAACTGAAGCCGGAATCACTTGCGAACAAATGGCTGAATACATGGGGTTAGAGACGAAATCAGCTTACAGCAAAAAAGAACTGGGGCAGACAAGATTTACTTTAGCCGAGGCTCGAAAAGTATCTGAAATTTTAGGAAAAAGCATTGAAGATATTTTTTATGCCGACGAGGTATCTTGA
- a CDS encoding LysM peptidoglycan-binding domain-containing protein, whose translation MKTHERHDWQGITCHDAASYQQVKPVSWKKRMAVTLAATLAVGMLAGWAATQQVTTPPAVYTVQAGDTLWSIAERFATEDVDLREAYWQIMQDNGLNTDGVIQPGQQLVIYRY comes from the coding sequence ATGAAAACCCATGAACGGCATGATTGGCAAGGCATTACTTGCCACGACGCAGCAAGTTACCAGCAAGTTAAGCCGGTAAGCTGGAAAAAGCGCATGGCTGTCACGCTGGCGGCCACCTTGGCCGTCGGTATGCTGGCCGGTTGGGCGGCAACTCAGCAAGTTACGACGCCGCCCGCGGTCTACACGGTGCAGGCCGGAGACACGCTTTGGAGCATTGCCGAGCGGTTCGCCACGGAAGACGTCGATCTGCGCGAAGCGTACTGGCAGATCATGCAGGACAACGGCCTGAATACCGACGGCGTGATACAGCCGGGGCAGCAGCTCGTCATATACCGCTACTAA
- a CDS encoding helix-turn-helix domain-containing protein has product MSSVFTRLAIQARHNAGLTQEAAAERIGVALRTIAHYEAGRIPADDIVARMMQVYRAPYLGYAYLSQESEVGRALLPQITNVSGIASGVMQIRVAIKKAVKMYDRLEEICCDNVVSRDEQRDYERCWSELDNLMASVTAMKFSPRKGKSPAGATAGLSERINF; this is encoded by the coding sequence ATGAGTTCCGTATTCACACGATTGGCCATTCAGGCCCGGCATAACGCAGGGCTGACGCAGGAGGCCGCGGCCGAACGAATCGGCGTCGCCCTTCGGACGATCGCCCACTATGAAGCGGGCCGCATTCCGGCCGACGACATCGTTGCCCGCATGATGCAGGTGTACCGGGCTCCGTACCTGGGGTATGCGTATTTGTCGCAGGAATCGGAAGTCGGCCGGGCATTATTGCCGCAGATTACGAACGTCAGCGGTATCGCTTCCGGGGTCATGCAGATCCGCGTGGCCATCAAAAAAGCGGTCAAGATGTATGACCGCTTGGAAGAAATATGCTGCGACAACGTCGTCAGCCGCGACGAGCAGCGGGACTATGAACGTTGCTGGTCGGAACTCGACAATCTCATGGCCAGCGTTACGGCCATGAAATTTAGTCCGAGAAAAGGAAAAAGCCCCGCGGGGGCAACCGCAGGGCTTTCAGAGAGAATTAACTTTTGA
- a CDS encoding YqaJ viral recombinase family protein, giving the protein MDAKLIMMVEQMKDRDVWRQTRNLGIGGSDAGAIMGMNPWKSKYQLWLEKTGQAEPEDISGKESVYWGTVLEAPVADRFAELTGKKIRRAGMMQNIKDPWMLANVDRLIVGEKAGLECKCTNAFSVKDWKEDNLPDSYYWQCQHYMMTTGLPVWYIAVLIGGNSFDYKAVPRHDDDIKALYEAEAEFWLKNVKEGVMPDIDGSESTAKAIEKQFAGNKSDPIELPSEAADILQLLHNFKQQEKDVKAAIQEQENKLCAMMGDYEIGFIGDQKITWKWQDGRITVDSKKLKKDFPEIYAQVTKQGKPSRRLRA; this is encoded by the coding sequence GTGGATGCTAAATTGATCATGATGGTCGAACAGATGAAAGACCGCGACGTCTGGCGTCAGACGAGAAACCTTGGGATCGGCGGCTCCGACGCCGGCGCTATCATGGGCATGAACCCGTGGAAAAGCAAATATCAGCTCTGGCTGGAAAAGACCGGGCAAGCGGAGCCGGAGGACATTTCCGGGAAAGAATCGGTCTACTGGGGCACGGTCTTAGAGGCCCCCGTAGCCGATCGCTTCGCCGAGCTCACCGGGAAGAAGATTCGCCGGGCGGGCATGATGCAGAATATCAAAGACCCGTGGATGTTGGCCAACGTTGACCGGCTGATCGTCGGCGAAAAGGCCGGGCTGGAATGCAAGTGCACGAACGCTTTTTCGGTCAAGGACTGGAAAGAGGATAACTTGCCGGATAGCTATTACTGGCAGTGCCAGCATTACATGATGACGACGGGCCTTCCTGTCTGGTATATCGCCGTCCTGATCGGCGGCAACAGCTTCGACTATAAGGCCGTTCCACGGCACGACGACGACATCAAGGCCTTGTACGAGGCCGAGGCGGAATTCTGGCTGAAGAATGTCAAAGAAGGCGTCATGCCGGATATTGACGGCAGCGAATCGACGGCAAAGGCCATTGAAAAGCAGTTTGCCGGAAACAAATCCGACCCGATCGAATTGCCGAGCGAAGCGGCGGACATCTTGCAGCTCCTTCATAATTTCAAGCAGCAAGAAAAGGACGTCAAGGCTGCCATTCAGGAGCAGGAGAACAAGCTGTGCGCCATGATGGGCGATTATGAAATCGGCTTCATCGGCGACCAGAAAATCACTTGGAAATGGCAGGACGGCCGAATTACCGTTGATAGTAAAAAATTGAAAAAGGATTTCCCGGAAATCTATGCGCAGGTCACAAAACAGGGAAAGCCGTCGCGGAGGCTCCGGGCTTAG
- a CDS encoding recombinase RecT — protein sequence MATTKGGLAATQKNAAVTSPKKHMMDLIKSMKPQIEAALPSVLTGERFTRMVLSAMSTTPKLIECTPNSFLGAMMQAAQLGVEPNTPLGQAYLIPYKNKGTMECQFQLGYKGLIDLAYRSGQVKDIQAHEVYENDEFEYELGLEAKLRHKPAMKDRGAVVAYYAVFHTKDGGYGFEVMSVDDIRNHAKKYSQSFNSSYSPWSRNFDEMAKKTVLKKCLKYAPLKTEFVRAMNSDGTIKSTLAKDMVDVKDETDYIDTEAEAVTEQATPTSQPEPKEEPAVDMTTGEVLQEQPMSEDDRILEDSLNI from the coding sequence ATGGCAACAACAAAGGGCGGACTGGCCGCCACCCAAAAAAATGCGGCGGTAACGTCGCCGAAGAAACACATGATGGATTTAATAAAATCCATGAAACCGCAAATTGAAGCAGCATTGCCGTCCGTACTTACGGGCGAACGGTTTACTCGAATGGTGTTGTCCGCAATGAGTACGACGCCAAAGCTTATAGAATGTACGCCAAACAGCTTTTTAGGGGCTATGATGCAGGCGGCGCAGCTGGGCGTAGAGCCTAATACTCCGCTAGGACAGGCGTACCTGATTCCTTATAAAAATAAGGGAACAATGGAATGCCAGTTCCAATTAGGCTATAAGGGTCTGATTGATTTAGCCTATCGAAGCGGCCAGGTAAAGGATATTCAAGCTCATGAAGTATATGAAAACGATGAATTTGAATATGAATTAGGGCTTGAAGCAAAATTGCGGCATAAACCGGCTATGAAGGATCGCGGCGCTGTCGTTGCATATTACGCCGTATTCCATACGAAAGACGGCGGATATGGATTCGAAGTTATGAGTGTTGATGATATTCGGAATCACGCTAAGAAATACAGCCAGAGCTTCAACAGTTCCTATAGTCCTTGGTCTCGTAATTTTGATGAAATGGCGAAGAAAACCGTACTTAAAAAATGCCTGAAATACGCGCCGCTTAAAACCGAATTCGTTCGGGCGATGAATTCGGATGGCACGATCAAGTCGACGCTGGCGAAAGATATGGTCGATGTAAAGGACGAAACCGATTATATTGACACTGAAGCGGAAGCCGTTACGGAACAAGCGACGCCAACGAGCCAACCGGAACCTAAAGAAGAACCTGCCGTCGACATGACGACCGGCGAAGTATTACAGGAGCAGCCTATGAGCGAGGACGATCGAATTCTGGAAGACTCGCTGAACATTTAG
- a CDS encoding hydrolase codes for MTEKESWENIKDAFGQIVDQRIERKGISDLLFWLENETDFFTAPASTRFHGAYAGGLAMHSIHVCQRLIQLCRTYNIGNKVSIAIVSLFHDVCKANFYGVEMRNRKNEETGRWEKVPFYTIQDQFPAGHGEKSVMLIQRFMPLTNEEIMAINWHMGFSDARAQGYAGMNAVSAAFEKYPLALLLHFADMQATYWDEKTQEEE; via the coding sequence ATGACAGAAAAAGAATCTTGGGAAAACATTAAGGATGCTTTTGGGCAGATTGTAGATCAGCGCATTGAACGCAAAGGAATTTCAGACTTGCTGTTCTGGCTGGAAAACGAAACGGATTTCTTTACGGCTCCGGCAAGCACGCGCTTTCATGGTGCGTATGCGGGCGGCCTAGCGATGCACAGCATTCACGTATGCCAGCGCCTCATTCAGTTATGCCGGACATACAACATTGGGAACAAGGTATCTATTGCCATCGTGTCGCTGTTCCATGACGTGTGCAAGGCCAATTTTTACGGCGTCGAAATGCGGAACCGAAAGAATGAAGAAACGGGACGTTGGGAAAAGGTACCTTTTTACACGATTCAAGACCAATTCCCGGCAGGCCACGGCGAAAAGTCGGTCATGCTGATCCAGCGGTTCATGCCGTTGACAAACGAGGAAATCATGGCCATCAACTGGCATATGGGATTCTCCGACGCCCGGGCGCAAGGCTACGCCGGCATGAACGCCGTGAGCGCCGCCTTTGAAAAGTATCCGCTGGCCCTGCTCCTGCACTTTGCAGACATGCAGGCAACGTATTGGGATGAAAAGACGCAAGAGGAGGAATAA
- a CDS encoding Lin1244/Lin1753 domain-containing protein codes for MKRGLDFFSFDVDFFDDEKIQYVSARFGIKGEVCAIRLLTRIYRNGYFLKWDEDAPYLFAKVAGNGFTPDLVNGIVDELAKRGFFDKALLNSFGVLTSHGIQQRYFKACERRKKIEVDERLLLVDPSDFKNLQIRRSTSCYHSEKKCRHHVDISNQNADISNQNADISKQSKVEESRGKERKVDVVKDPATTPYEAFRIYANNIHPISSEIEKDRLLDLIDHYGDEWVCKAIERAVMRNKRNLGYIIGILRRWDSEGYDDEKTFKPQHSHPSQQKNGKQQAISDVMDLLEEYEQEAKNNGIDGNS; via the coding sequence ATGAAAAGAGGACTAGACTTTTTCTCTTTTGATGTCGACTTTTTCGATGACGAGAAGATACAGTATGTATCCGCTCGATTTGGAATTAAAGGCGAAGTATGTGCGATACGTTTGCTGACGCGAATTTATCGTAACGGGTACTTCTTAAAGTGGGATGAAGACGCACCATATCTATTTGCGAAAGTTGCGGGCAACGGATTTACCCCTGACTTAGTGAACGGAATTGTGGATGAATTGGCTAAGCGCGGCTTTTTTGATAAGGCCCTTCTTAACTCGTTCGGCGTTTTGACATCGCACGGCATACAGCAAAGATACTTTAAAGCCTGCGAACGGCGCAAAAAAATAGAGGTTGATGAACGCCTATTATTGGTCGATCCATCGGACTTCAAAAATTTGCAAATTCGCCGGTCTACTTCGTGCTACCATTCCGAGAAAAAATGCCGACATCATGTAGACATTTCGAACCAAAATGCAGACATTTCGAACCAAAATGCAGACATTTCGAAACAAAGTAAAGTAGAAGAAAGTAGAGGAAAGGAAAGGAAAGTAGACGTAGTAAAGGATCCGGCGACAACGCCATATGAGGCCTTCCGAATCTACGCTAATAATATTCATCCCATCAGTTCAGAGATTGAGAAAGATAGGCTTCTGGACTTGATAGACCATTATGGGGACGAGTGGGTATGCAAGGCCATCGAAAGAGCCGTCATGCGGAACAAGCGGAATCTGGGCTACATTATCGGCATTCTGCGGCGTTGGGACAGCGAAGGCTATGACGACGAGAAGACCTTTAAACCTCAGCACTCACACCCCAGCCAGCAAAAAAACGGGAAACAGCAGGCCATTTCTGACGTCATGGATTTGCTCGAAGAATACGAACAGGAGGCGAAGAACAATGGAATCGATGGAAATAGCTAA
- a CDS encoding replicative helicase loader/inhibitor: MESMEIAKAETLKAISFLQLAYSRELSKDQLKFYVEMLVDIPPAILETAVRKLINDSKFLPTIAEIRSAAATLEGLACGTAELDADEAWGQVQRAIHSVGYYNRPEFDSEALMETVDSLGWQEICMTPVEDTPILRAQFRRAYEQNLARRAEKKEFRRAIIQGGNQKKIAGAVRMLKEKMNMNQPGGTTPPRLTGGNTP, from the coding sequence ATGGAATCGATGGAAATAGCTAAAGCCGAGACGTTAAAGGCAATATCCTTCCTGCAACTGGCATACAGCCGGGAACTCAGTAAGGATCAACTAAAATTTTACGTCGAAATGCTCGTCGACATTCCCCCCGCTATTCTGGAAACGGCGGTTCGAAAGCTTATCAACGATTCTAAGTTCTTGCCGACCATAGCAGAAATCCGAAGCGCAGCGGCCACACTGGAAGGGCTGGCGTGCGGTACGGCGGAGCTGGACGCTGACGAGGCATGGGGACAGGTGCAGCGGGCCATACATAGCGTCGGTTACTATAACCGGCCGGAGTTTGACAGCGAGGCGCTCATGGAAACGGTCGACAGCCTGGGATGGCAGGAGATTTGCATGACACCCGTCGAAGATACGCCGATCCTGCGGGCCCAGTTCCGCCGGGCCTACGAGCAGAATTTAGCCCGCCGGGCTGAGAAAAAGGAATTTCGCCGGGCCATTATACAGGGCGGGAACCAGAAGAAAATTGCCGGGGCCGTGCGGATGCTGAAAGAAAAAATGAACATGAACCAGCCGGGCGGTACCACGCCGCCCCGGCTGACAGGGGGTAATACTCCATGA
- a CDS encoding RusA family crossover junction endodeoxyribonuclease → MSATWEQVNGKTIVKMTVFGEPVPQGRPRFSTINGHVQAIDPKKSRNYKQLIQLEAQPLFYRGFTAIEAASRLKLHIFRGIPQSWSRKKKEAALGNILRPTSRPDTDNYVKGVLDALNGFVVKDDSCIVQIEAGKFYSDRPRIEIEVEEIV, encoded by the coding sequence ATGAGTGCTACATGGGAGCAGGTCAACGGCAAAACCATCGTCAAAATGACGGTCTTCGGCGAGCCCGTTCCGCAGGGGCGGCCCCGCTTCTCGACCATCAACGGACATGTGCAGGCTATTGACCCGAAGAAATCGAGGAACTACAAGCAGCTGATCCAGCTGGAAGCGCAGCCGTTATTTTATAGAGGATTTACGGCAATAGAGGCGGCCAGCCGGTTAAAGCTTCACATCTTCCGAGGCATCCCCCAGTCATGGAGCCGGAAAAAGAAAGAGGCTGCCCTGGGGAATATCCTTCGACCGACGAGCAGGCCTGATACGGACAACTACGTCAAGGGTGTTCTCGACGCATTAAATGGATTTGTCGTCAAAGATGACAGCTGTATCGTACAGATTGAGGCCGGAAAGTTTTACAGCGACCGGCCGCGGATTGAAATTGAAGTGGAGGAAATCGTATGA
- a CDS encoding radical SAM protein — MKIGLCDVDSHHFPNLPLMKISAWHKKRGDYVEWAAPLSRYDVVYQAKVFDFTSDCMTLWQADNIVKGGTGYGLDNKLPEDIEHMYPDYELYGIDNAAYGFLTRGCPRGCNFCIVGKKEGRKSVKVADLSEFWSGQREIKLLDPNITACEQFDELMQQLIDSRAYVDFTQGVDIRLMTTEKAKLFQKVKFKRIHFAWDNYPDLFTYEQLKKYRPYFGKDRRKLGVYVLTNFNTTISQDLDRIYKLRELDYDPYVMVYDKQHAPKIIKHLQRWVNNKIIFMSTKRFEEFNPVHKTRINNQCTSLF; from the coding sequence ATGAAAATTGGGTTATGTGATGTAGATAGCCACCATTTTCCTAATTTGCCACTCATGAAAATATCTGCGTGGCATAAAAAACGTGGTGATTATGTAGAATGGGCTGCGCCGTTAAGTCGGTATGACGTAGTGTATCAAGCAAAAGTATTTGATTTCACGTCTGATTGCATGACATTGTGGCAAGCTGATAATATTGTTAAAGGCGGCACTGGCTACGGGTTAGATAATAAGTTGCCTGAAGACATAGAGCATATGTACCCGGATTATGAATTGTACGGCATTGACAACGCCGCGTATGGATTTTTGACACGCGGATGCCCTCGGGGGTGCAATTTCTGCATCGTTGGAAAAAAGGAAGGCAGGAAAAGTGTTAAAGTTGCGGATCTAAGCGAGTTTTGGAGCGGTCAACGAGAAATTAAGTTGCTTGACCCTAACATCACTGCGTGCGAGCAGTTTGACGAGCTGATGCAGCAGCTTATCGATAGCCGAGCATATGTTGATTTTACGCAAGGAGTAGATATACGGCTTATGACCACCGAAAAAGCTAAATTATTTCAAAAAGTTAAATTTAAAAGAATACACTTCGCCTGGGATAATTATCCCGACTTATTTACATATGAACAACTAAAAAAATATAGACCATATTTTGGAAAAGATCGTCGCAAATTGGGCGTATATGTTTTGACCAACTTCAATACAACAATAAGTCAAGATCTCGATAGGATATATAAATTACGAGAGCTTGACTACGATCCGTATGTCATGGTCTATGATAAGCAGCATGCACCGAAAATCATCAAACATCTTCAAAGATGGGTAAACAATAAAATAATTTTCATGTCAACTAAACGATTTGAAGAATTTAATCCGGTACATAAGACTCGCATTAATAATCAATGTACGTCATTATTTTAA
- a CDS encoding RNA polymerase subunit sigma-70, whose translation MHHNDYTVVVRQYLARYNRFKTYVENVKADIADYEQQLAMTAAPKVPVLSPSGGGGGGENISQEEREYMKKEEIEAKIQRLKKDIAKIEPVLNRLSRSLDALNDTDRDIVTRRMIYNESWRMIASDNAVSEGYCRRRLPKIIETLASMMFGPKAMPVQTELVFLEADI comes from the coding sequence ATGCATCACAATGATTATACGGTCGTCGTTCGGCAGTATTTAGCACGATATAACCGATTCAAGACCTACGTCGAAAACGTCAAGGCGGATATTGCCGACTACGAGCAGCAGCTTGCCATGACGGCCGCGCCCAAGGTTCCCGTATTATCCCCTTCCGGCGGAGGAGGCGGCGGGGAAAATATCAGCCAAGAAGAACGGGAATACATGAAGAAGGAAGAAATCGAGGCGAAAATTCAGCGGCTCAAGAAGGACATCGCGAAGATAGAGCCCGTCCTAAATCGATTGAGCCGCTCGCTGGACGCGTTGAACGATACCGACCGGGACATCGTAACCCGGCGCATGATTTATAATGAATCGTGGCGAATGATCGCAAGCGACAACGCCGTGAGTGAAGGCTACTGCCGCCGTCGGCTGCCGAAGATCATAGAAACGCTGGCGAGTATGATGTTTGGCCCTAAGGCCATGCCGGTACAAACGGAGCTCGTCTTCTTGGAGGCGGACATTTAA